The Anser cygnoides isolate HZ-2024a breed goose chromosome 13, Taihu_goose_T2T_genome, whole genome shotgun sequence genome contains the following window.
cccaagAGGGGAGACAGCCAGCATACAGGTATGCAGACACTCGAGCGTATTCGGCTGCCCCCAGACTACGGAGGACTTGAATCCTTCGTTCAGTTACTTTTCTGAGGAGGAGAAGTAAGAGAACCCAACTTCTCTTAGAAGTTTCCTGCTAACAGGACAGAGCTCCTGTAACAGCGCAGCAAACTCTTTGCTGTAGCAGCACAAACAGCTGCTGTTGCGCTTTGTTTGGGGAATTTCCGTGCCAGTGGAATTCACCTGCGTGCCTCTAACCTACTCTACCCCAACATATGTCCAGCCACAACTCAAAGTTTGGCTACACAGCACACTGAAAACATGTCTACCTGCCAACAGGTCTACGTGGGAGAGTTGGTTGTTGCACTGGGGCCACCTCGGCTTGGTCTATCACATAGAAGCACTCTAACACAAGAGCCCATATGGAAGAGACGAGGAAAAAGCTAGCCTTACCTTCTCGTACTTCTCCTTCAGCTTAGCTGCCTTGTTGTTATAAGGCTGCTTTTCACCATCACTGAGGTTGTTCCACATTTCACCAAGTTTCTTTGCTACATCCCCAATGGATATGCCAGGGTTTGTGGACTTGATCTTGGGGCGGAACTCTGAACAGAACAGGAAGAAGCCAGACCTTGGAAAGAAGCACCAGAGGACAGTGAGCACCACAGCAGCATGCCCAAGCAGCATCCCCTTCACCCACAAAATTCATATGTACGCTCACATACAGATAACAAGTAGTTGTTTCTTCAGTATGCATTTTGATTTTACTGAGGGCCAGACTCACAACTTTCACCCAATGTTGTTCTTGTTCAGTGTTCTTtatccccacccctccccattTTCATCTCAGATAGGGCTGTAGTTGAGACTTGAgtcatttctgtgtctttcaTCACTGTGAGTTTAAGGGTACCAAGACCTGATAATTCCTGCTAGCACGCTACATGCTCAAGAGTACAAGCTGCTTAAGAGACAGCATCAGTACTACCAGTACTTCTATACCAACAGCATGCCCCATCTACTTATTTTATGGTAAACATAAAGGCAGGTCACAAGTACTTCAAGAGAAACCAAAGTAATGTTTGTGCATTTCATGCCTCAGATACTTACGGTGGTCGTTTTGGGGCATTGGGGTCCTTCTTCTTCTTGCCACCCTTAGCTGGTCCATAGTCCTTCATTTCTCTATCATATCGTACCTTATCAGCCTTCGCCATTTCATCAAATTTAGCCTTCTCCTTGCTTGACATggtctaaaaaacaaaaaaacaagacacCAAGCCACGTGATTACCCAACTGTTCAATAGCTGGCAAACTTTAAGTAAACAAGCCAACACGTACCAACTCGACAGGGGCGTTtctgaatttgtttgttttctaactgGACCACATGGGGACGAAGGTCCTGTACTGGGGACAGCGGCCACAGCTGGCACACTGAGCAAGAGGGCAATGGCTGGAATGACACTTGTACAGCCACAGTCCCCCTTGAGGACATGGGTCTCAAGTGAGGTGACCGTTTAAGAGCACTGcttgggaaaaggaagaaagcccAGGCTGTACTGGAAGCGCTTAAATGGGCAAATGCCATGGGCTGAAGCCTCCACAATTCTTacaggagccagcagcatcACATCAGTGGCCACAGTACTCGTACTGAAACATCACAGGAGTCCTCAGTGTTCAAACGTATGTATGCCATGCTAGCAGACACCACAAGAAGTTGGCACTTCAAGAAGTCACAAATTAAGGTACCTTCCACCTCTCTGAGCACTTCTTGGAAAACTCTGCAAAGTTGACTGGAACCTCTGGGTTCTTTTTCTTGTGTTCCTCACGGCACGTCTGCACAAAGAAGGCATAGGCAGACATCTTGCCCTTGGGCTTCTTCGGGTCACCTTTAGCCATCTTGACTCTGTAAGGAAGACGGGAAGAAAGTAACAAGTGAACATATATACatgtgaatgtgtgtgtgtataacgTGCAAATGtttgtatatacacacacaagcaACAGCGTATCAGTTACACTCCTATCAGTTATGTCTCCTTCCTGTCCCCCCAACACTTCTTGCTGTCCCCCACATGGggcttaaattatttttccttatgacTTGGATTGAGGGCTATGCCAAGCGAAATTGGTCATCGGATTTAAgttttacataaatatatttacatcaTGTCCAAAGACGGGCTATTAAATACACATACTCCTGCCCAGCAAGCATTATATATgaactaatataaaatattttagttggCTACCACACTGGGGCTTGAGCAGTGCACATAGTGCTGGCCTGCGACTCGTCCCTTTAGCAGGGGAGTTCCCGCGTtagcagctgctgcccaggtAGGAAGGGTTATTCCTCCTGCATAAGTGCAATAACCTCGACAGATAAGGAGTTGGGCGAAGACCGTCCAGTTTGAAACACAATGGGACCTGCGGGGCTCTGACTGGAGAGCCACGCTTGGTCTTGCTCCACCAAGTGACACCACCAAGTGACACCAAGCTCCACCAAGCTCCACGCCTGGCGCCGCAGTGGGCAGCGCGAAGGAAGACGTGACCGGCCACTCGCCGCGAGGAAGACGCCAACTTTCGGGCCGTGTCCTCCCCACCAACTTTTCCCCCCCCGGAGAGGCAGGAAAGCCAAGCGGAGCGCAGCAGCCCCCGAGCAGCGCCCTGGCACCGCGGCGCTCCCCGCTCGCAGCGCTCCCAGCCCGACGCGGGCGCTCCAGCGCCGACCCACGCCGTGCGCGGCCGGGAGCCGGGCGAGGGGGCTCGGGCGAGCAAAGTTTGGCGCGAGCGGGCCCGCGGTCGCCCCGGCCTCCCCTCCCGCCATCTTctcgccccccccacccccaacccccccccccccggccaagGTCACCGCCGGCGGCCGGAGCGGGGCGCGGGCACCTGCGggcggagggggccgggggccggggtggggggggccccGCTTAGCGGCGGGGCGGCCGTCCCCTAATAATTCATCTTCCATTTTGTGAAGCGCCTCCCGATGAAAGAAAGTGCCCCTGAAATGCGGCGGGCcggcgggctgggggcggcggggggccgggcggcggccggggggcggccgtgGGGACCCCTCCGCCGTCGGGTCCCGCTGCCACCGGGGGAGCGGCTTCGGCGGCGGCCGCGCTCGGCGCCCAGGGCCGGCGCCGCTCGCTAAGATGGCTTctcccggcgccgccgccgccgaacAAAGCCGCGCACCCCCCTCCTCCGCCGCGCTcgccccccgcgcccgccgccgcccccggcccccgccaaAACGCCGCCCCCGCCgagcggggacccccccgctgccgcccccccggggctgcgggggctgcggggccggggctggggccggggagCGGGTTGGAggcgcttccccccccccccccccccccccccccccccccctcccggagCCTGCCTAGCGCAATACTCTGTAACAAAGGCTCCCGTGCAGCCATTATAGCCGCGGCTACGCTCCTCCGCGCCGCCAGGAAAAAAAGTGCGAAAaggccccccgagccccccccggggccggagAAGGGCACGGCGAGGTGGGGAGAGAGGAACCGGGGCGAAAGCGAAAGGTTTGAGCCCCcggcggggcgccgggggggaGATTTCCCCCGCCGCGACCCCCCTCCCCATCGCTGCGCTGCTTACACGTCTTTCTTCCCTTCGCCGGGCTCTCCAGCGCCAGCCATGTTAATGCCCACAGCacgggcggcgcggcgcggggaaGAGGCGATGCGGGGCTCGGccgggggctcagccccgcaaAAAGgcccgggccgggcaggggaaGGGCGGCGGGGGCGGAGGCGAAGCCACGGGGGGagccgggaggcggcggggccgaaaaaaaaactgtttcgCCGGGACACACGGGCGCAGCGCGCAGGGTTTATCCCTGTCAGATGCTAAAGCGACAGCCATATTAATGCAGAATAAACAGCAGGCACGGCATTGCGCACGGCCGGCAACTTTCCCCCCGCCACCAGCCCCGGCCATCCCCACCCGGGGGGAAAGGGGGGCAAATAAAAGCCGAGGGCGCCGCGCGTTttgccgggcggcggcggcgaaaAATCCCTGCCCATGCGGGGGAGAAGAGGAGTTAGTCCCGGTGTAGTTACCGCACCAGCCATGTTACTCCCGGCGGCACGGCGCGGGGAAACGGGGCTGCACCGGGGGCaggcggcgccggggggcgaCCCCCCGGGGGGCAGGGGCGGAGGACGGGGGGCAAACGCTgcgccccgcggctcccccgTAACCCCGCCGGCTGCCCGCTGCATCGACCCGCGCGCTCCTCTCCCCGTGCGGCGTCGGGAGGGGTGGGTgggaaagaaactttttttcgggggaaaaaaaaaattattattattattattattatttttaaagaaatcgggagaaggaaggaaaggaaggggaaaaaaataaaaaaaaccaggGTGCcaggggaaaagaaggaggCGAGGGAaggcggcggggcagggcggggcggcggcggggcagggcagggggcagccgcCCCCCGAAAAGTTGCGGCGGGGCCGCACGTACCTGTATTGTTCGCGGCAGTGTGGCCGGGAGCTGGAGCGCAGGGCACGGCGCGGGGCTCGGCGCGGCGCGGCTCAGCCTCGCGTTGGCTGCCTACGAGAGCGGCCTGATTGGCTGCGGGGCTCCGCCGTTTAAAACAACCTCCTCGCCCGCTCATTGGCCCGCCGCCTCATGAATATTAagcgccgccccgcgcccattggccgccgccgccgaggccGTTCATTCAAAACTGAGCGCCCGC
Protein-coding sequences here:
- the HMGB3 gene encoding LOW QUALITY PROTEIN: high mobility group protein B3 (The sequence of the model RefSeq protein was modified relative to this genomic sequence to represent the inferred CDS: deleted 2 bases in 1 codon), whose product is MSGRGGCFKRRSPAANQAALVGSQREAEPPRRAPRRALRSSSRPHCREQYRVKMAKGDPKKPKGKMSAYAFFVQTCREEHKKKNPEVPVNFAEFSKKCSERWKTMSSKEKAKFDEMAKADKVRYDREMKDYGPAKGGKKKKDPNAPKRPPSGFFLFCSEFRPKIKSTNPGISIGDVAKKLGEMWNNLSDGEKQPYNNKAAKLKEKYEKDVADYKSKGKFDGAKGAATKAARKKVEEEDEEEEEDEEEEDEDDDDE